The following proteins are encoded in a genomic region of Natronorubrum halophilum:
- the bluB gene encoding 5,6-dimethylbenzimidazole synthase — MTSFTAEERDAVYKTIYARRDIRRFRGDPIPGDVLERLVRAAHHAPSVGFSQPWDLVVVRDEGTKTEIAEIADRAIAAAREGYAEPRKSTFAALKLEGIRESPVNICVTCDPTRGAPHVLGRSSMQRTDVYSTCLAVQNLWLAARAEGVGVGWVSVLYPYEVQEVLGIPPHVKPVAYLCLGYPEGGFPDEPVLQQEGWRDRLEVEPLVHDERWNATESTETDGEAFVSSDSS, encoded by the coding sequence GTGACTTCATTCACCGCGGAAGAGCGAGATGCGGTTTACAAGACGATCTACGCCCGCCGCGACATCCGTCGATTTCGGGGCGATCCGATCCCCGGGGACGTCCTCGAGCGACTCGTTCGGGCCGCCCACCACGCTCCGAGCGTCGGGTTCTCGCAACCGTGGGACCTCGTGGTCGTTCGGGACGAGGGGACGAAAACCGAGATCGCCGAAATCGCCGACCGCGCCATTGCGGCCGCCCGCGAAGGCTACGCGGAGCCACGGAAGTCCACGTTCGCCGCGTTAAAGCTCGAGGGGATCCGCGAGTCACCGGTCAACATCTGCGTGACTTGCGATCCGACGCGGGGCGCGCCCCACGTCCTCGGTCGGAGTTCGATGCAGCGGACGGACGTCTACTCGACCTGTCTCGCAGTGCAGAACCTCTGGCTGGCCGCGCGAGCGGAGGGCGTCGGCGTCGGGTGGGTGAGCGTGCTCTATCCCTACGAGGTCCAGGAGGTACTCGGCATCCCGCCACACGTCAAGCCGGTCGCGTATCTCTGTCTCGGCTACCCGGAGGGCGGCTTTCCGGACGAACCTGTGCTCCAACAGGAGGGATGGCGTGACCGACTCGAGGTGGAACCGCTCGTCCACGACGAACGATGGAATGCCACCGAGTCGACCGAGACCGACGGCGAAGCGTTCGTTTCGTCGGACAGCAGCTAA